Sequence from the Bacillus thermozeamaize genome:
CCGCAATGCCAATTTTGGCCTTTCCCGCAAGGAAGTGGAGAAAATGCTCGGCATCGCCGATGATGAAGAGGCTTTCCAGTCTTTTCTCACCCGCTTAAACCAAGCGCTCAGCCGGTACTTCCAAGTGATATACGACCAGCGGCGCGATCAGGTGGTGGCGTTGATGCGGGTGACGGCCAGGCAAGCCAAAGAGGTGTTGAGCAAAGAAAGTTTGTCCATCCTCATGTTCATTTTCTACCATCAGGAAGTGTTGCAAAACGAGTACACCCTTTTTTCACAACTGGTGGAAAGCTTTGGCCACGAATCGCTGAAAGCCGCCCAACGGATCCGCATCAACCTCGACACCTTGCGAAAAATCGGGGCCATTGAACCTTATGACAACACTTCCCATGAGGAGGCCTACCAATTAACGGCCATTGGGAGCCACATGTTTTCCGATTCTTTTCTCCGGCGGACAGCCGAATTCAGCCAATCCAACCAGCTCCATATGGAGGATGTGTTGCGCTTTTTCAAGCGATACAACTTGGAAGGCGGGGTGGCCCATGATTCCTTGGAGACTTAAGTTCTCCGGCATTCGCGACTATCTTCCCACTGTCATCGACCTGTCGGAGGAAACGGACCACATCCTGATATCCGGCCCCAACGGCGCGGGAAAATCCACCATCACCTTTTGCTGGGGCGCTGTCCTTTACTCCAGCAAAGTGGATCTCGAGGGCTTGCGCTCGCAAAACCTCCCGCCAGACCAAACCTGGCATGCAACCATCGAACTGGCGTTTAAAAACGCGGGCCAAGTTAAAGTGGACGCAGCACAATTTGTCCAGTTCTCCCTGCACATCGAGCAGCACAGCGGCGAGCCGATCAAAAAAGTGTTTTTCATCCATGAGGGAGATGAACTGGACCATTGGGAACGCACCACCAAATTTACCGCGGGAGATCAGAATTACAATTTCAGCGAATATAAAAAGCAAGTGACCGAAAAATACGCCGTCGATCCCGACGCCTTTTACCTGATTTGGTATCAAAAAGAAGTCAACCAGTTTGCCGTCATGCATCCTGAGGAACGGTTCCGCATTTTCAGCCAGATGTACGGCATTGAAACCATCCAAAAAAACTGGGAAGAAAGCCGGGAGCTGGTCAAAGAGGCGGAACAATCTCTTCAAGAGGCGGAGAACAACCTGCGCAACAAAAAGCTGGAATTAAGCCAAAAGAAAAAAGAACTGGATCGCTACCACGATCGCAACCGCCGCCTCGAGGAAGGGCTCAAACAATACTGGACGGCGCTGAAAGTCCTGGAAACGATCATCGGCGGAGAATTAGACACTTTGCAAAAACAAATCCTCAAACATGAAGAGGAAATAGAAACTTTGGAGGAGGCCGCCCAGCAACTGGAAACCGAAAGGACTGCACTGGAACAACATGTGCAGCAATTGAAGCAAGAAATGACCGAATGCGAACATCAACTGTCCGCCATCCAACAACACATTGAAAACAAGCAAGAACAGAAAAAGCGATCCTTGCAGCAAAAACAGGAGATTGAAAGGAAAATCACCCATCTGACCGAAAAAATCCGCCGTATCCCATATTCAGAAGAACAAGTCCGTCAACAGCTGGACCACACCCAAAAACAACTGCAAACCCATCTCGACAGACAATCCGCCCTGCAAGCGCAAGCCCATGACATCCGAGGCCAACTGGACCAACTACGGGATGCACTGGCGAAGTTACAAGCTGAAATTTACAACGATCAACAAAAAGAGGCGCGCTATGTCGATCTCCTCCAAACCTACCACTCCAGCCACGCCGTGCAAAGCCAACTGGAGCAAGTGGAACATCAACTGGAAACGGCCAAAGAGAAGACGGCCACCTTAACCAAGGAAAAACAACAACTGGAAACACTCTACGGCCAACTCACGCAAAACCGCCTTCTCAGCGCCCGGCAAGAACAAGCCCTCTTGAACCTGCAACGGGCGGGAATCGAGGCCTACCCGCTGCGTGAACTGGTGGAATTGGATGCTGCCGCCGGAGCGGCCGATCAAACGCTTTTTTTCCGGGGAAATGCCGAAAATCGCCAACGGCCTGTTGATCGACACTCAAGGCATCCGTGGCCCACAGGAAGAAAAGCGCTTGATCCTCAGCGAAGTGGCCATTCAAAGGTACAAGGAAGAAGTGCGGAAACAGATCAAAACCCATGAAACGGAACTGGCCGCCTTGGCTACCCAAATCGGACAGTTGCGAAAACAACAGCATACGCTCGCCCAAGCATTAACCGCGGTGAAAGAAGCGGAAGCCTTTCAGACCACGGTGCATGAACGGATGCTCCGCCAAACGAAATTCCAACAATTTACGGCCACCAAAGAACAACTGTTGGAAAAAGAAAAAGACCTCCGGCAACAATTGGAACAACTGAGCCAGCCCATCGCCGCTTGCAACTGGGAAATCCGGCAATTGGAAGCATACGCCGCCGTTTACCAGGAATTTGCCAGTGAACGGGAACAAATCGAACAGCTGTATTTCTTGGAAGAAGCCATTCAGCAGCTGGAACATGCCATCCTTCAAGAGAAGGCAAAAGAAGAAGTCCTCAAAGAATCCCTGGAACAAAAAGGCCGGCAACATGCGCGGCTGAAACGCCAACTTGACGAACTGCTTTCCCAACTGAATGAGCAAAAAAGAAAACTGGACCGGACGGAACAACTGCTTCGCGAAAAAAGAGAAGAATATGTGGCACGGGAAGAAGAAATGATTGAGATAAAACGAGAATTGAGCGCGCTGGAGGATAAAGTCCCGCGGCATCTGGAACAGTTCCAAGCCACCAATGGAGAATGGCCTGCTTGGAACAAATCCCAGGCCAAAAACAACAGAGAACAGGGCAAAACCACATTCGAATTTGCGCTGAATGAAAAAGGCATTGATGAAGCGGCGCCGGAAAATTACAGGATCATCAAGGAAGAGTATGAGCGTTTAAGCAAAGAAGTTGACAGTTCCCGAGCCCTCCTGGAAGAACAAACCGCACGGATGGAGCGATTGAAGGATGATTTGGAAACGACGATCAACATGCGCGTCCTGGAAGTGAATCAAAAATTTTTTAACTACATGAGCCATTTCCATTTCGAAGGCAAGGTGGAATGGGACATGTATGCCGACCGGCGCAATCAGATCCACTACGCCCTCTATTTGAAAGCACGCAAGGAAGGGCATCGGGGAAAAATGGAAGATGTCAGCGTCAAAGCCAGAGGCGGCAAAGTGGGCAGGGGGGTCTCAGGCGGTGAAGAGTCGCTCAGCTCCCTCCTCTTTGCGCTTGCGCTCATGCAAAGCATCCAAGCCAGTCCGGGATACATCGTGTTGGATGAATTTGACAGCGCTTTGGATGAAGGCCGGAAGGAAAAAGTGTTTGACCTCTACGAAAGGGAACTCCAGCGGAAGCTCATCATCCTCACGCCAAAGTCCCATGAAGCGGAATATCTCTACCGATTTTCAAAGGCTTATGTCGTATCACACGATCCGTCCATTCCGGAAAGCCGGGTGTTCAAGGTGATGCGGGATAAAAAGCGTGAGCATGCTCGAAACAATCCATTGGGATGAGCGTTCCCGCACGCAATCTATTGCTTCGGAAGCTCCCGTTTGATGCGCTCGATCTCTTCCTCGCTCAGTTCGGTCGTCTCGACGATGAAGGGAATGTCCATGCCCTTGAGCAGGAGTTTCCTCGCCACGGCTCTTTTGCCTTCCTCTCGGCTGAGCTCCCGACCTTCTTCCAAACCAATGGCTCGGCCTTCTTCCAGTTTCTGTTGCAAGGCCTCGTCAAGTATGCGCTCGATGTTCGTCTGCATGTCGCCCACTCCCTTCTCCTTCATGTGAAGCACAATTTGTCCGCCCTATTCCATATTTTCAGATTCCATTAATATTTGCTGGATCATCGGCTTTAACCGTGGAAGTTCTTTTTCGACGACTCCCCATACTATCTTTAAATCAACACCAAAATACTCATGGATCAAAACATCCCGTAACCCTGCCATTTCACGCCAAGGGATATGGTTGTATTGCATCCTTAAATCCATTGATAATTTCTTGACTGCCTCACCAATGATTTCCAGATTTCGGATGACTGCATCTTGTATCAATCTGGATTTGAAAAATTCATCCTTTCCTCCCGAAATGAATGATTCGATGTGTTCCATGCTGTCAATGATATGATTTAAATAAAACTCATCTTTTTTCATAATTGGATAACCTCGTTCATGATTTGTTCTCTTAACAGTTCATGAACCGCTTGATCAGTAAGTACATCTACTTTTCGTTCAAGAAGAGATTCAATTTCTTGTTTAAATCGAATGAGGTCAAATAACGTTCTTCCATCTTCGATTTCCACCAACAAATCAATATCGCTATCCAATCGTTCCTTGCCCCGGGCTACTGAACCAAAAATCCTGACATTACGAATGCCATTCTGTTGCGCGATGGCTAGGATCTCTTGCTTTTTTTCTTTTAACAATTTCAGCCCGTTCATGGCAATCACCTCAAAATCGATTATACCATCAGGAAATGCGACGAATCGATGCGCCTTCGGGAAAAACTACGTTTGCCGGTTCCGCGGCACCCATCTGTTTGGAACCATCTTCCAACGCATTTTGAATAAACTGCTGCTCATGGACTTTTGAATCCGGAAATGTTGTTTATTGCTCGCGGTCAAGGAGGCCGCCCCTGAAAGTGGTCTCTTTGCCAAAAGTTAAAAAGAACGGGTCTTTGTAGACGTCAAGGATAAGGGATGGCATGCGATGGACGACCTTACGCAGTTTAGAAAAGGTTTCCATGCAGACGATGCTTATTGTTGCTGCCATGAATCTGAAAAAATTGGCCACCTGGCCATGGAAGTCAGGTGGCTCCAAACTTCGTAGTTTATTGAGCAGCTCATCGCCAAAAAGGCGTTCTCCTTTGAGCATTTGGCGAAAGGTTTGCGCCGCCGTCCAGGACGCTTTTCCGTTGTAAAGGACGATGGGGACAATGGGCGGCAGGCGGAAGTGCGAGCAGCTGCCTTTGTTTTAATGTTTTTCATGTAATCGCGCCAGGTTTCCACTTGATACAGCAGCAGGCAGTAGGGCATGTGGAAGTCGACGGTTGACTGCAGTTCCATCAGGATGTAGAAGATGATTTCCGGTTGGTCGTCTTGTGTTGAACGTCTCAATTCATAGACGATGTTCGCTTCCTTGTCCCGAAAGTCGGGAAGAATGTACATTGTGTCCGGGCGGTACAGGTGGTCTTCGTCAATCTGATGCACCCAGTCCCGCGGAATTAAACAAGTATTTGTACCCTTTGTCGTGCGGTTGGTGAGGGGATGTTCCGGATGCGGACATGGGTGCACCTCCGCCGTCGGACGATTCAGGATTTGCTTTTATTATAGCATCGGATGAAGGGTCCTTCTATGAGCATCCATCTATGCCATCCCGGCTCCTTAAATATCATCCAATCCACAAACATCAACAATGTGTTTTCCAATCCTCTTCTTACGTTTACAACCGCAAACTCCGTGTTAACAAACAAAGTTGCTCAGTAACACTTTCAGGGCCTCTCATCATAATATTCGTCCCAAATGCTATAATAGTCTCAAAATGTCAAAGCTTGTCAGGAGTGAACCGCCCTGCTGCCTACAAAACTGCAAGATTATCTTCAAAACCACCTGTTATTCCTCACGCCAAAGTCCCATGAGGCAGACTACCTCTACCGCTTTTCCAAAGCCTATGTCGTGTCGCACGATCCTTCCATACCGGAGAGCAGAGTGTTCAAGGTGATGCGGGACAAAAAGCGGCCGCTTACATGAAACAATCCATCCCGAAAACCTGACATTTCAACAGAAAGGAGGTCTCTCTATGAGCGACTCACAAAAAAGTGACCGTCAACCAAAGTCCAATAGCCACTTATGCGCCTGTCCAAATGAGAATAATCATCCCCCTTCAGTGATAAAAGAAGGCGGCCTCACCTACGAGGACTATGCCAAGCTCCCGGGGGACGGACCGCGGTATGAACTGATTGATGGCAAACTGACATTACTGGCTCCGGCTCCCCTGACCATCCACCAGATGGTCAGCCAAAACTTGCAATGGTGGATGATGCAGCGTTGTCGTCTTGATTATTTCATTCTTCAAGCTCCGATTGATCTGATTTTGACGGAAAAGGAAGTTTACCAACCTGACTTAGTGATGATCCATCGGCAACGCACAGACATTCTGACCAAGCGGGGCATTGAGGGACCACCTGACCTCATCGTGGAAATTCTCTCTCCATCCACCGCTTTGCGGGATAAAAGAGAAAAACGGGCCACCTACGCCCGCTTTGGGATCAAAGAATATTGGATTGTTGATCCGGTTCACCGGATCGTTGAACAGTTTCTGCTGGATGAAAAAGCCGATCAGTACAGATTGTATCAGGTATATGGTGTGACACAGGCAGATACCGCGATAGAGAAAACAGCAATGGAAGCAACAAATGAGGCATCACAGCAGGCCGGGAAAAAAGCCAGAAAGGGTGATGAGAACATTATCACATCACCACTCATCCCCTGTCTGCAGATACCGGTCAGTGAAGTGTTCCGCGATTTGGAGCTGATAAAATGAGCACCCTGACTCAGTCGGCATAATCAAAAAACCACAACTTCAGTTTTCAAATAACAATCGCAATGGAAAAGAGATACAGGTGAGCCGGGGAGATTGAACCACATCATCTTCCCCAAATAGGACAGGAAAATCATACCGTCCGTTCATCAGCCGATATTGTTCCATCAACCGGTTGGCTCCATCGACGATCCAATATTCCGGAACACCATATTTTTCGTAGGTTTGCCGTTTATCCCCCTTATCCCGCTTCGCCGTCGATGGGGAGAGAATTTCCACCACCAGGTCGGGTACACCCGCAATGCCCCGCTCGGTAATGATGTGTAGCCGTTCATTGCTGACGAACACGAGGTCGGGTTGTCTAACTTCTGTGTCAGAGAGAATGACATCAATGGGAGCAAAATAAAATTTCCCGTTTTCCCGGCAGTGCTGTTCAAACTGGTACACCAATCTTCTCAGGATCTCTTGGTGCAAGGTCCCGGGTGCGGGCGCCAAAAGTTCCAACGCGCCATCCACCAGCTCATAGCGAGGGCCATCCTCCGGCAAGCGGGCATAGTCCGCATAGGTGAGAGGTCCGGGCATCGTGCTCACCCTTTCACGAGGTGTCTTCTTGCTCTCATCATAGCACAATTCCGTTGATTGTGTGTGCCCTTGCCGTCGCTTTTCCCCTCACCGTCACTTTTGCCCCCACCCGGGTCAGCAATATCAATTCTCTTCCTTCAACCCCCGCAAACCGATGTCCCGCCGGTAGTGCATCCCCTCAAACCGGATCCCTCCAATCGCCTGATATGCCTTCTCGCGGGCGGCTGCCAGATCCTGACCCAGCGCTGTCACTCCAAGGACACGGCCACCGTTCGTCAGCCATTGGCCGCTTTCCCGGTTCGTTCCGGAATGGAACAGGTAGACTTCCCGTTGCTGCTGCTCCTCCGGACTGAAAAGACCCTGGATGACGCGTCCTTTCGAATAAGTACCGGGATACCCTTCCGATGCCAGAATGACACAGACGGCCGCCTCCTTGCGCCAGGTAAGGTTTACCTCATCCAATCTGCCGTCCACTACCGCCTCCAGCACCTCCAGCAGGTCGGTCTCCAGGCGCGGCAGAACCACCTGTGTCTCCGGATCGCCAAAGCGGGCGTTGAACTCAATCACCTTCGGCCCCTCTGCAGTGACCATCAGCCCGCCATAGAGGACGCCCCGGTAGGGCTTGCCTTCGGCCACCATGGCCTTGGCCACCGGCTGGAGAATGCGCCGGATGCTCTCCTCAATCACAGACTGCGGAAGCTGCGGCGTCGGCGAATAAGTGCCCATGCCGCCGGTATTGGGCCCACGATCGCCGTCAAACACCGGCTTGTGATCCTGCACCGGCACCATCGGCAGCACGGTTTCCCCATCCACAAAGGCCATCAGGGACAGCTCCTGCCCCTGCAGGAACTCTTCGATCACGACGCGGCTCCCCGCTTCGCCAAACACCTTCTCCCGCATCATCCGTTCCAGGGCGGCCTTCGCCTCTTCCAGCGTCATGGCCACTGTCACACCCTTTCCGGCGGCCAGGCCATCCGCTTTCAACACCACGGGAGCGCCATGTTCACGCAGGTAACGCAGCGCCGCTTCATAATCCTCAAACGCCTGATAGCGGGCGGTCGGGATGCCGTATTTTTCCATGACCGCCTTGGCGAACGATTTGCTTCCCTCCAGCATGGCCGCCTCCCGCCGCGGACCGAAGATGCGCAATCCTTCTTCCTCAAAACGATCCACCACCCCGGCCACCAAAGGAGCCTCCGGCCCCACGACGGTCAGGTCGATTCCCTCTTCCTTCGCAAACCGGACCAATCCCTCGATATCCGTATCTCCAATCGGCACACAGGTGGCCAGTTCGGCAATCCCCGCATTGCCGGGTGCACAGTAAAGGCGGCTGACGCGCGGGCTTTGGGAAAGCTTCCAGACCAGCGCATGTTCCCGGCCTCCCTGGCCAACGACCAGCACCTTCATCTTCCTCGTCCCCTCTCAACGTTCTTCCGACGAAATCAACATTTTCTATTATTGCATTTTCATTAATACGTTTCCTTCGTTAAATACACGAATACACGTTTTCATTAATACGCGTCTTTCACTAAATACATGTTCGTCCGTCACATGTCCATCCTTCCAAATTTACGTCACAACGGCGCTTCTATCCTTTCCAACGATAAACGCCCGTCAAATCCCGTTCATCAGCGCGCGGTTGAATCGCTTCCAAGGCTGTGGGAGTCAGATGCTGGAGCGGCAACGCCAAAAATTCCGCGCGGTCCGCCGCGTAAGATTGTGGCGCATGTGATTGCGCCGTGCGAGATTGCGCCTCGTAAGATTGGGCCGCCTGAACATGAGATTGTAACGCGTGAAATTGATCCGCGTGAGTTTGCATACTGTGAGATCCTGAGACAGCGACAAGAGATGGCGCTTTCTCCTCAATAGACGGCGCTTCCCCCTCTTTCCCGCCGCGGATCACCACTTCGGTGCCCAGTGGTGTCCAGGCGAAAAATCGGCGCATCGTCTCATTGTCCAGGCGCACGCATCCTAAGGTGGCCGCCTGCCCGATGGTTTCCGGCGAATTGGTGCCGTGAATGGCGTACCCTTCTGCAAACTCCAGGCCCGCCACACCATAAGGAGAAGAGACGGTTGAAGGGACGGTGAACAGCGGTTTCATCGCACTGGGCTGAACCGATTGTCTTACCGTCTGTCTCCCCGTCTGCCTTTCCGGCACGTTTCCTTGCGGCAGCCAAACCCTTCGGCGCACAAAAAAATCCCCTTCCGGTGTGGGGGATTGCGGCAGGCCCACCGCCGCATCAGCGGCCAGCAGCGTCAAGTCACCGGACGCCAGTTCCACCCGCCGCTCATCCGGAAAGATCAGCAATCGGATCGGCTCAAACCTGTGAAACTCTCCCGAAAATGAGCCGTTTTCACCCACCTTCCAATTGGGCTGAAGGGCCTGGGTGACAGCAACCAGAGGATCAACGAACAAGGATATCCCCTCTTTTGTCCCACCTGTGCTTGTCCCCTCATTCACCATTCCTCCTGGTGGTTTCTGATACACCCAGCCGCCCGTGCCGTCCCACCTGTCCACCACTTGCCGCTTGCCGTACACCGGATCGGGCGGAATGGCGGAGATGTAGTTGGACGGAAAAGGCCCGGTCAACTCGTCCAAGCTGTCCGGAAATTTCCCCTCCAGCCGGTAATATCCCAAAATGGCGGAACGCAGGTAGGTCAGTCCGAGACTGGCTTGATCGGCCTCTTCCCATACGCCCGGCCGCAACGCGCCCGGCTGAGCCGGTTGCTGATCCGCAGGACCAGAATGGTGGTAAAAATGCACATCCAACCGGTACTGCACCAGCCAGAACGCGCCCAACAGCCCCACCAGAAGCCCGAGCAAGAGCCCCATCAGCCCGATCAACGCGCGTGAGGAGCCGCCTTTTCCAACCGTGGAACGAGGCGCCACGGCAGAAGCGGTTTGCGCCGGATGCAGGGTCGTAGCCGACTGTAAGAGCGGAACCGGCCGCAAAGCCGAAACCGGCTGCAAGGTTGGCACCGGCTGCAACGACCGTTCCAGCTGCCGCCTCCGGTGCACGGCGCGGCTGAACTGTGTGCTGCTGGTGGCCGCCCGCTCGGCCCGGCGGTACAACTCCAGCGCTTTCTCCGGCCGCCCTTCCCGTTCCCGCAGCTCCGCCATCTGGAAGAGGGCATCGAAATCCTGCCCCAGGTAGCGCACTTTTTTCTGCAGGTAGAGCGGATCGCTCCGATCAATGTACAAGTTCCGCTTCAGCCGCTCCAGGTTCGTCCGTTCCCGAAATGGGTGTTCATGAGTCAAGAGTATCCCTCTTTTCCGGTCTGTGAGTTGGGTTTGGATCCATTTTTGCCCAATTTTCGAAAATCTAGACCGGAAAAGCAGGAGAAAGGGTTTTAACTCATGAAACCCTCCTTCGAGGTTGATCAGGGTTCGATAAACGGGAGTGAACGGGAGTGCTGTTTCAATGCCACGCAGCATACTTGGAGCAGTGTTTCAGTTTAAAGCAACGTTGCCTTGCTTCATGCTGGAGTGACACATTTTATAGCGACATATTTTATTATTAAAACATTGTTTCAAGCAATGCGTTTTTTGCTTGAGCATTGCATGTCGTGCTTGGCACGGCAATTCAAGCGCCTCTTTATCATAATACTGAACCATTGCGCTGAACCAACACAACTCAGAGCTTGGCGCTGTCCAATATACTTGGCCCTGTGCAATACTTGCGTTGTTCAATTGGCTTGGCTCAATGCTTGAAGTGGCGCACGCCGGTGAAGACCATGGCGATGCCGTGGCGGTTGGCCGCCTGGATGGAATCCTCGTCGCGGATCGAGCCGCCGGGCTGGATGATGGCCGTAATCCCCGCCGCGGCCGCCGCTTCCACGGTGTCCGGCATCGGGAAGAAGGCATCCGATGCGAGCACCGCTCCTCTGGCTTTCTCGCCCGCCTGCTCGATGGCGATCCGGGCCGCGCCCACCCGGTTCATCTGGCCTGCCCCGACGCCGATCGTCTGATAGTCCGCCGCCAGGACAATGGCATTGGACTTGACGTGTTTCACCACTTTCCAGGCGAAGAGCAGTTGCGCCAGTTCCGCTTCGCTGGGGGCCCGCTCGGTGACCACCTGCAGGTCGGTTGCCGAAAGGCGCCGCGCATCGCCCTCTTGCACCAGCAGGCCGCCCTGCACTGAGCGGACTTGCCAGCCGGCTGCCTGGGCCTTGGCGCTGTCAAGCTCGCCCACTTCCAGGAGGCGCAGGTTTTTCTTCCGCGTCAGGATGGCCTGTGCCTCTTCGGTAAACCCGGGGGCCAGGATGATCTCGAGAAAAAGCTGGCTCATGGCCTCCGCCGTCCGGACGTCCACCACCTGGTTGGTGGCGATGATGCCGCCGAAAATGGAGACCGGGTCCGCTTCATACGCTTTCTGCCATGCCGCAAACAGATCCTCCCCGATGCCGACGCCGCAAGGGTTGGTGTGCTTGACGGCGACCACGACCGGTTCGTCGAATTCCCGGACGATGGCCAGC
This genomic interval carries:
- a CDS encoding phosphoribosylamine--glycine ligase — protein: MKVLVVGQGGREHALVWKLSQSPRVSRLYCAPGNAGIAELATCVPIGDTDIEGLVRFAKEEGIDLTVVGPEAPLVAGVVDRFEEEGLRIFGPRREAAMLEGSKSFAKAVMEKYGIPTARYQAFEDYEAALRYLREHGAPVVLKADGLAAGKGVTVAMTLEEAKAALERMMREKVFGEAGSRVVIEEFLQGQELSLMAFVDGETVLPMVPVQDHKPVFDGDRGPNTGGMGTYSPTPQLPQSVIEESIRRILQPVAKAMVAEGKPYRGVLYGGLMVTAEGPKVIEFNARFGDPETQVVLPRLETDLLEVLEAVVDGRLDEVNLTWRKEAAVCVILASEGYPGTYSKGRVIQGLFSPEEQQQREVYLFHSGTNRESGQWLTNGGRVLGVTALGQDLAAAREKAYQAIGGIRFEGMHYRRDIGLRGLKEEN